The Polyangium mundeleinium genome contains the following window.
ACGCGGCGCCGACGATGGTGATCGTGAGGCAGAGCAGGCTGATGGCACGGCCCTGATCGAGCTTCTCCGGACGGACACCGGGCGCGATGCCGGCGAAGGAAACGACCGAGCCGACGACGAAGGTCCGCAGCGTGATCGCGCTCGGCAGCGACGCGAGCTCCCCGAAGTCCTGCGAGCGTACCGTCGCCGTGCCCCCCGAGAGCACATGCAAAAGCGCGCGATGCTTGTGGACCCGCAGCAGCGTCACGAGCAAGCACAGACCAAACGCGACGATCATCAGCGCAGCGCCGGTGACGAGGACGTTCTTCGTCATCATCCAGTCCAGCACGATGAGGTTCGGCGCGAGCAACGCGATGGCGCAGAAGCCCCCGAGGCCCGTGAGGAGCTGGCGGACCAGGATGTTGCGCGTGAAGGTGCGGGCGACGTCGTTCATCCCTCCCCCTTCCTCCGCGGCAGCGGCATCGGCGGCGGCGTCATCGAGTCGAGCAGGCGCGACGGGCGCGGCGGCGGATCCGAGGAGAGATCGATCACGCGCGAGTCGCTCGACGACTCCACGATCGTGCCCGGATCCGCGAGGTGCGGCAGGGTCGCGGTGAACGTCGAGCCGCGCCCCATCTCGCTGCTCACGTCGATCGTGCCGCCGTGCATGTGCACGAGCCGCTTCGTGATCGCGAGGCCGAGCCCCGTGCCCCTGCGGCGCGACTGCGCGTCGCCGAGCTGCCGGTACTCCTCGAAGATCGCCGCCGTCTGCTCGCGCGGGATCCCCGGCCCCGTGTCGCGCACGATGATCGCCACGAACGATCCGCGCGCCTCGATCTTCACGGTCACCGTTCCTCGCGCCGTGAACTTCACCGCGTTCGAAACCAGGTTCGTGATGATCTGCCGCACGCGCCGCTTGTCCGCGTACGCATAGAGGCGGCTCTCGCCCGTTACTTCGAGCCCCAACGGTTTGTTCGTGATGATCGCGGTCGCCTCGCGCACGACCTGCTCGGCGATCTGACGGACATCCACGGGCCCACGCGAAAGCTGCAGCGTGCCCGTCTCCAGCGCGGAGAGCTCGAGGATGTCGTCGATGAGCTGCCGCAGGTGCTCGCCGCTCGTCCGGATCACCGCCAGCGACTCGCGCGCCTCGTCGCTGAGCGGGCCGTCGACCTCGCTCTCGAGCACGTGCGCGAAGCCGAGGATCGCGTTCAGCGGCGTGCGCAGTTCGTGGCTGAGACCGGCGAGGAACGCCGAGCGCTCCTTGTCCATCTCCGACGCCTGCAGCAGATCCGCGCGGTAGCTGCGCTCGGCGGCCGCGAAGCGCGTGACGAGCAGGTTGAACGCGGCCGTCAGCACGCCGACCTGATCGAGCGAGCGGATCGGGATCGGCTGCCCGGTCGGCGCCGCGTCGGGCCGGGCCATGTCCACGATGCGCTCACGCACGTACTCGACGTCGTCGCGGAGCTGCTTCGTGAACGCG
Protein-coding sequences here:
- a CDS encoding sensor histidine kinase, with product MRRIPFRLFRGSLPLLPVAPVLVLVIGIATAFAIALLGIAQLRRISDDASSLRAAAIARTLAARMRVAAVEERPEIVGRAARRSGTELLLVEQGGQILVDESFGPPNKAEVQRLLAAGSGETRTALGRVRFAARPLDPPLDGIAVLAFVSAPSPPPGYVPLVNAVAALTVLLLGVAVSVAVAFTKQLRDDVEYVRERIVDMARPDAAPTGQPIPIRSLDQVGVLTAAFNLLVTRFAAAERSYRADLLQASEMDKERSAFLAGLSHELRTPLNAILGFAHVLESEVDGPLSDEARESLAVIRTSGEHLRQLIDDILELSALETGTLQLSRGPVDVRQIAEQVVREATAIITNKPLGLEVTGESRLYAYADKRRVRQIITNLVSNAVKFTARGTVTVKIEARGSFVAIIVRDTGPGIPREQTAAIFEEYRQLGDAQSRRRGTGLGLAITKRLVHMHGGTIDVSSEMGRGSTFTATLPHLADPGTIVESSSDSRVIDLSSDPPPRPSRLLDSMTPPPMPLPRRKGEG